A region of Ignavibacteria bacterium DNA encodes the following proteins:
- a CDS encoding HlyC/CorC family transporter, with protein sequence MYEIIIILILVVINGFLAMSEIAFVSAKRFKLEEKAKKGSESAKKALFLLSEPEKFLSAVQIGITLVGILAGAFGGYAMAEDLTPYISQIEYLKSYSIEISFAIIVTTITYLSLVIGELVPKSIALNNPEKITLLMASLMFFLAKAFAPFVWLLSVSTRFIIFLFRIKKSEEPPVSEDELKSLLEFGKLHGTFENEETEMIKKIFSFNDKRVLEIMVPRTEIEWIDISMTNQEVLDFISSHHYSKYVVCENNIDHTLGILESKEFLLNYNINHSFDLRTTLNDILFVPSSIYSIELFEKFRIYKTNIALIIDEYGGTQGLITLHDLIENIAGDIPEKFDITEPEIFERKDKSYLVDGSIEVKKISEHLLIEFSAKDYTTLGGFLMKRLGKIPELGDIVTYGIYKFEVIDMDGKRVDKVLIKKVDSL encoded by the coding sequence ATGTATGAAATAATTATAATATTAATACTAGTTGTGATTAATGGTTTTTTAGCAATGAGTGAAATTGCATTTGTTTCAGCCAAACGTTTTAAATTGGAAGAAAAAGCAAAAAAAGGAAGTGAGTCTGCTAAGAAAGCATTGTTCCTGCTAAGTGAACCTGAAAAATTTCTCTCGGCTGTGCAGATTGGCATTACATTAGTGGGAATTCTTGCTGGAGCATTTGGCGGATATGCAATGGCTGAAGACTTAACACCATATATAAGTCAAATAGAATATTTAAAATCCTATTCTATTGAAATTTCCTTCGCAATCATTGTTACAACAATTACTTACTTATCTTTAGTTATAGGTGAACTTGTTCCTAAAAGTATAGCACTTAACAATCCAGAAAAAATTACTTTATTAATGGCATCACTTATGTTTTTTCTTGCAAAAGCATTTGCCCCATTTGTTTGGCTCCTGAGTGTATCAACAAGGTTTATAATATTTCTTTTTCGCATAAAAAAAAGTGAAGAACCACCTGTATCAGAAGATGAGTTAAAATCTTTATTAGAATTCGGAAAGTTGCACGGCACATTTGAAAATGAAGAAACAGAAATGATAAAAAAAATTTTTAGTTTTAATGATAAACGAGTTTTAGAAATAATGGTTCCAAGAACAGAAATTGAATGGATAGATATATCAATGACAAATCAAGAAGTATTAGATTTTATTTCTTCGCATCATTATTCAAAATATGTGGTTTGTGAAAACAATATTGACCACACGCTTGGAATTCTGGAATCAAAAGAATTTTTGCTCAACTATAATATTAACCATAGCTTTGATTTACGCACAACCCTAAATGATATTTTGTTTGTGCCTTCATCTATTTATTCAATTGAGTTATTTGAAAAGTTCCGCATTTATAAAACAAATATTGCTTTAATAATAGATGAATATGGTGGCACACAAGGACTTATCACATTGCACGATTTAATTGAGAATATTGCCGGAGATATACCGGAAAAATTTGATATAACTGAGCCTGAAATATTTGAAAGGAAAGATAAATCATATTTGGTTGATGGTTCAATTGAAGTAAAAAAAATATCCGAACATCTACTTATTGAATTTTCTGCAAAAGATTATACAACACTTGGTGGCTTTTTAATGAAGCGACTTGGGAAAATACCTGAATTAGGTGATATAGTGACCTATGGTATATATAAATTTGAAGTTATTGATATGGATGGGAAAAGAGTGGATAAAGTTCTTATAAAAAAAGTAGATAGTTTATGA